In the Aristaeella hokkaidonensis genome, GGTGCTGTTCGGAATCGCGATTCCCTGGAAGCTGTATACTACTCCCCAGTTCCTGGTGAAGGACGTGGCGACCCACCTGACGTTCACGTTCACCTTCTTCTGGGACACCTATATTGCGACGCCGCTTGGTGCGGCCAGCTGGACGCTGGCCATTGAAACGCAGGCTTACCTCCTGTTCCCGCTGATTGCCCGCGGCGTGATGAAAAAACCGGTGGTAACCCTTTGCATCCTGTGCGCGGTATGCTTCGGTTTCCGGGCCTGGTGCCTGTGGGCGCTGGTGGATTACAGCATGGTGGTAAACCAGCTGATCAACTTTCTGGACGTGTACGTGATCGGTATCCTGGCGGCCATGGTGTATGTAAGGCTGAATGAGAAACGGACTGCACTGGCTGTCGTGGAGAAAACGGATGAATCCCGGACGGAAGAGGTTAAACAGCAGGCGGCTGCAACCGGAAAGACGCCCTTTGCCTGGCAGATTCCGGCCACCCTCATTTTTGCTGCGGCATTTTTCGGACTGCTGCAGATGCTGCGCTTCCAGGCCCGTTCCGGAAATACTCCGACGATTCAGATGAATCAGATGATTTACCGGCCGGTCTATGCGATCCTCTTTACGCTGCTGATCCTTTCCGCCCCGTTTGCGCTCTTCCCCCTGAGAAAGCTCCTGGGCAACCGGGTGACCCGGTTCCTGGGCGGGATCAGCATGAATTATTACCTGATCCACCAGACCGTGATCGTCCACCTGAAACGCCTTCGGTTCCCGCCTTCGGTCAGCGATACTCCGAACATGGCCGCGGAACAGCCCTGGCAGAACCAGTACACGCTGGTCTCCTTCGTGCTTTCCCTGCTGCTGGCGGTGCTTGTGACCTACGCCATAGAAAAACCCGCAGCTCGTCTGATCGACAAACTGCGGGCTAAACGAAATCATGCAAAATGAGGTGAAATCAGGAAACCGGAATTGTTCAGAATCAGTCAGATAATCTGAATTCTGAATTCTTAATTCTGAATTTGCCGGAACGGCACTACTTCTTCTTCACCTTCGGCGTGACGCCGCGGATGGTGGCGCTGGGCACAGAGGCCTGTTTCATGAAGGCGCTGGGGCTGATGCCCACAATGTGCTTGAACTGCTTGGAGAAGTGGTAGGGATCCTGCATGCCGACTTCCACACCGGCCTGGCGGACGGAGCAGTTCTGGTCCCGCAGGAGTTCCTTGGCACGCTCCATCTTACAGTGGAGCACATAGCTGAGCGGCGGCATACCGACTTCCGCCACGAAGCGTTTGCGGAAGGTCTCCATGGGCATACGGGAGATGGCGGCCATATCAGCCAGGGAGAAGTTGTCCTTGTACTGGTTGGCGCGGAGCATGTCCACCACCTTGGCGATTTCGTGTGAGAGCATGGCGTCCATGGCCACGGGCTGTCCCCAGTGGGACGCGATCATACCGTAGAGCAGGTGCTGCAGCTGGTAAGTTGCATCGGCTGTACCGCTGTGGCGGACAATCACCTGTACGATCTGCTCCGCCAGATAAATCTGGCTGGGCAGGGCACCCTGACGAAGCGGCATGTGGAGCAGAGCTCCCATCTTGCGGACGACCATGGGACTCAGCGGCCCCTCCAGTGCGATCCACAGGCAGCGGGTATCCTCCTCCGTGGTGATTTCACAGCGCTTGTCGCCGCCGGGCAGGAAACAGGTGGAACCGGCGGACAGAGCCAGCTCATGGTTATCCCAGAAGAGGACGATATTTCCTTTTTCAACTGCCAGCCAGACCCACTGGTCATGGGCATTGAGCGGCCAGGTCCCCTTTTCCAGCACGAAAGATCCGGCAGAGTGGATCCACGCACCGCTGGCCTGGGTAAGGCTTCCGGGCTTGTGATAGCCTTCCACCGCAAGGGCGGCAAGGTGATCCGGGATCTCCTTCAGTAGATAGGAACGCATGGCATTTCCTCCTGAGAACTTTACCAAATATGACAAATTACGGAACAAGTATACAGCCGGCCAGAAGGTTTGTCAATGCGCAGGAGTTTGAATTTCAAGACAATTTTGGCATATATTGCAGAAAACTGAGGAAT is a window encoding:
- a CDS encoding acyltransferase family protein produces the protein MSERRQRIPELDGLRVLMIFIVSWYHIWQQSWLSPAIGSWSLDYLVRSGYIWVDGTVLLSSFLLFLPYAKAMRVKGPAPDTRDFYYRRVRRILPGYYFIILAVLFGIAIPWKLYTTPQFLVKDVATHLTFTFTFFWDTYIATPLGAASWTLAIETQAYLLFPLIARGVMKKPVVTLCILCAVCFGFRAWCLWALVDYSMVVNQLINFLDVYVIGILAAMVYVRLNEKRTALAVVEKTDESRTEEVKQQAAATGKTPFAWQIPATLIFAAAFFGLLQMLRFQARSGNTPTIQMNQMIYRPVYAILFTLLILSAPFALFPLRKLLGNRVTRFLGGISMNYYLIHQTVIVHLKRLRFPPSVSDTPNMAAEQPWQNQYTLVSFVLSLLLAVLVTYAIEKPAARLIDKLRAKRNHAK
- a CDS encoding helix-turn-helix domain-containing protein, whose amino-acid sequence is MRSYLLKEIPDHLAALAVEGYHKPGSLTQASGAWIHSAGSFVLEKGTWPLNAHDQWVWLAVEKGNIVLFWDNHELALSAGSTCFLPGGDKRCEITTEEDTRCLWIALEGPLSPMVVRKMGALLHMPLRQGALPSQIYLAEQIVQVIVRHSGTADATYQLQHLLYGMIASHWGQPVAMDAMLSHEIAKVVDMLRANQYKDNFSLADMAAISRMPMETFRKRFVAEVGMPPLSYVLHCKMERAKELLRDQNCSVRQAGVEVGMQDPYHFSKQFKHIVGISPSAFMKQASVPSATIRGVTPKVKKK